One Thermoanaerobacter pseudethanolicus ATCC 33223 genomic window, AGATGGTTCAAAATTTCCGCTACGTCCTGTACCGGAAGTCTCGACATTTCTTTTTTTACGGCTAGAAAGTTTTTTTCCTGTAACCATTGGCGAAAAAGCTCTTCCATTTTTTCGATATGCACAATAATACCCCCTCTAGTTCGGAGGCGCCTCCGACGATGTGGGGTGCCGACGGAGTACCCCCGTTTTTTCGTATATGCTATTTATGGATAGAAAAAGGGTATAATATTGTCGAGGTAAGGGATCCATCCAGCACCACCACCTTTTTTATATCTAATTCCTTCATCTGCTATATTCCTTTGTTTTATTATATCATAATAATTATCATAATAAAGATAGTTTTAATAATTCATTGTCTCCCATCGCTATTATATCATTGGCAAAATGGTCATACTCGTCTATTATTAGATACATCTTTCTCCCTACTTTTTTTATTTCATTTATTAGCTGATTTATTATCGATTTTATATCTGGCTTCTCTTTTATATGTTGTTTTATTTCCTCTATGTCTTTAAATATGTTTTGATATTCGTCTAAAAAGCTGTTTATTGAATCAATTAGATTTTGTTTAAATGATATTTCTAATCTGTCTCTATTGCTATAAAAGTAAAAGAGTACAATTCACCTCAATCACACATTTTAATTGAAAGAATATAATAAATTGAAAAAAGAAAAAGGAGGATGGGTATGAGGCTTAAGTACTTAATTGTATTTGTATTGGTATTAGCCCTTACAGTTTCTTTATTTACAGGGTGTACAAATAAAAGTCAAAAACTTACAAAAATTAATTTTGTAGAAACAGTTCATTCTATTTTTTACGCTCCCTATTACGTAGCTGTAAGCCAAGG contains:
- a CDS encoding AAA family ATPase; this translates as MVLFYFYSNRDRLEISFKQNLIDSINSFLDEYQNIFKDIEEIKQHIKEKPDIKSIINQLINEIKKVGRKMYLIIDEYDHFANDIIAMGDNELLKLSLL